A DNA window from Ctenopharyngodon idella isolate HZGC_01 chromosome 10, HZGC01, whole genome shotgun sequence contains the following coding sequences:
- the LOC127520130 gene encoding oligodendrocyte-myelin glycoprotein-like, producing MRRRRNTMKMLVYSVKPCLLLLWFTCTCVHAECPAVCSCSESHRTVDCSWRGFRHLPNGLQRNIQSLNLTHNRLSDLDHHLSSFTHLRILDISYNRLLHFPASLPRALWEINVSGNRLCVLKKDDTAYQWNLRVLDLSVNKLERVVFINNTLPNLKALNLSHNKFWTVPTNMPHNLEVVDISHNTLVQILPGSLVRLHRLAQFYLHANRFTTVNEGAFEHLQSLKLITLGDNPWACEETANISHLLVWTKHTSARVLGCPCHTWHTCGEAHLSRTGSWHFGAYTLSPYVFGTEEPSHPYVQAVTTHFLTETSLLNTRDDQTGSRSTKEQESFRKGILLTSTSEVSDSNIHSTTEGPITPVDFFTTISTTRRTTTLRTRSVKRPNQNLSRNTSSGRSAGSLYTSVCCLLLLMAMTLLL from the coding sequence GAACACCATGAAGATGCTCGTGTATTCTGTGAAGCCCTGCCTGCTCTTACTGTGGTTTACGTGTACTTGCGTACATGCAGAATGTCCCGCTGTTTGCTCCTGTAGTGAGAGCCATCGGACAGTTGACTGTTCTTGGAGGGGGTTTAGGCATCTGCCAAATGGCCTACAGAGAAACATTCAATCCCTCAACCTGACCCACAATCGGCTATCTGACCTGGACCACCACCTAAGCTCCTTCACACATCTGCGGATCCTGGACATCTCCTATAACCGTCTACTTCATTTCCCAGCCTCACTGCCACGGGCACTGTGGGAAATCAATGTCTCAGGAAACCGCCTATGTGTACTTAAAAAGGATGACACTGCATACCAGTGGAACCTCAGAGTTCTGGACCTTTCTGTCAATAAGCTGGAGCGTGTGGTCTTCATCAACAACACGCTCCCCAACCTGAAGGCTCTCAACCTCAGTCACAACAAGTTCTGGACGGTACCTACCAACATGCCCCATAACCTGGAGGTGGTGGATATATCCCACAACACCTTGGTGCAGATTCTACCGGGGTCACTGGTCCGGCTACACAGGCTGGCTCAGTTCTACCTGCATGCAAACCGCTTTACTACGGTCAATGAAGGAGCATTCGAGCATCTGCAAAGTCTGAAGCTCATCACTCTAGGGGACAACCCATGGGCTTGTGAAGAAACTGCCAACATCAGCCACCTGTTGGTGTGGACCAAACACACTTCCGCCCGAGTGTTGGGCTGCCCCTGCCACACCTGGCACACCTGCGGAGAAGCTCACCTGTCCAGGACAGGGAGCTGGCACTTTGGCGCCTACACGTTGTCCCCATATGTCTTTGGAACCGAGGAGCCAAGCCATCCATATGTACAAGCGGTAACCACACACTTCTTGACAGAGACATCACTCCTAAACACCAGGGATGATCAAACAGGATCTAGAAGCACCAAGGAACAGGAGTCTTTCAGAAAGGGCATTCTCCTTACCTCGACTTCAGAGGTTTCCGATTCAAATATTCATTCAACTACAGAAGGCCCGATCACACCAGTCGACTTCTTCACCACCATCTCCACCACCCGCAGGACCACCACTCTCCGCACACGGAGTGTGAAGAGACCCAATCAGAATCTCAGCAGAAACACAAGCTCAGGACGCAGTGCCGGCTCACTCTACACATCGGTCTGCTGTCTGCTCCTCCTGATGGCCATGACACTACTGCTCTGA